A region from the Pseudonocardia petroleophila genome encodes:
- a CDS encoding three-helix bundle dimerization domain-containing protein yields the protein MPESPPGACGAPAGADPAPSPADVVAHQLVGVADRLCREFAADGGARAESVREQVRQARAGFGSPRVITYLPVLIERDLRRTLQRARDAAGEPPVPRRSAPRRAGEV from the coding sequence ATGCCGGAGTCCCCACCGGGCGCGTGCGGCGCGCCCGCCGGCGCCGACCCGGCCCCCTCGCCCGCCGACGTCGTGGCCCACCAGCTGGTCGGGGTGGCCGACCGCCTGTGCCGGGAGTTCGCCGCGGACGGCGGGGCCCGCGCCGAGTCGGTGCGGGAGCAGGTGCGTCAGGCACGGGCGGGCTTCGGGTCGCCCAGGGTGATCACCTACCTGCCGGTGCTGATCGAGCGCGACCTCCGCCGGACCCTGCAGCGGGCCCGGGACGCCGCGGGAGAGCCGCCGGTCCCGCGGCGGAGCGCACCGCGTCGCGCCGGGGAGGTCTAG
- a CDS encoding VOC family protein: MSVTLNPYLNFRDGTRDVMTFYASVFGGDLTVTTFAEAGGMGLDEAEQHKVMHSQIVTGTGLTLMAADLPASMEVSANGTVSLSGDDEPTLRGYWDGLTDGGSVTVPLEKAPWGDTFGMCTDRFGVGWMVNILGGS; encoded by the coding sequence GTGTCCGTCACGCTCAACCCCTACCTGAACTTCCGCGACGGAACCCGCGACGTCATGACCTTCTACGCCTCCGTCTTCGGCGGCGACCTCACCGTCACCACCTTCGCCGAGGCCGGCGGCATGGGCCTGGACGAGGCCGAGCAGCACAAGGTCATGCACTCCCAGATCGTCACCGGCACCGGCCTGACGCTGATGGCCGCGGACCTGCCCGCCTCCATGGAGGTGAGCGCCAACGGCACCGTCTCCCTCAGCGGCGACGACGAACCGACCCTGCGCGGCTACTGGGACGGGCTGACCGACGGCGGCAGCGTCACCGTCCCGCTGGAGAAGGCGCCGTGGGGCGACACCTTCGGCATGTGCACCGACCGCTTCGGCGTCGGCTGGATGGTCAACATCCTGGGCGGGTCCTGA
- a CDS encoding SMP-30/gluconolactonase/LRE family protein — MSGARDGRAHRELTATPVTGPVAEHGEGPVWHRSYRGVRWVDLLAGDVLELDGDAVRRTHVGAVAAAFRPRVDGGTVLADERGFVLLDADLRVERRLGDLWTGADVRMNDGGCTPDGAFWCGSTAYDGRAGAGELYRLDPDLTVRRMLTGLTISNGFATAPDGRTVYHVDTPTRRVEAFDPVGDPAARRTVVRIPDGAGFPDGLTVDADGGIWVALWGGSAVHRYTPDGVLDTVVALPVTQVTACAFGGPDLDRLYVTTSALGLDARARAAQPSAGALFVVEPGFRGRPVLEFGRS, encoded by the coding sequence GTGAGCGGGGCCCGGGACGGCCGCGCCCACCGCGAGCTCACCGCGACCCCGGTGACGGGTCCGGTCGCCGAGCACGGGGAGGGACCGGTGTGGCACCGGTCCTACCGGGGGGTCCGGTGGGTCGACCTGCTCGCCGGCGACGTCCTGGAGCTCGACGGCGACGCGGTGCGCCGCACCCACGTGGGCGCGGTCGCGGCGGCGTTCCGGCCCCGGGTCGACGGCGGGACCGTGCTGGCCGACGAGCGCGGGTTCGTTCTGCTCGACGCGGACCTGCGCGTGGAACGGCGGCTCGGTGACCTGTGGACCGGGGCGGACGTGCGGATGAACGACGGCGGCTGCACCCCGGACGGCGCGTTCTGGTGCGGCTCGACGGCCTACGACGGGCGGGCGGGTGCGGGGGAGCTGTACCGGCTGGACCCGGACCTGACGGTGCGGCGGATGCTCACCGGCCTGACGATCTCCAACGGGTTCGCGACGGCGCCGGACGGGCGGACGGTCTACCACGTCGACACCCCGACCCGGCGGGTCGAGGCGTTCGATCCGGTCGGGGACCCCGCCGCCCGCCGGACCGTGGTGCGGATCCCGGACGGCGCCGGGTTCCCCGACGGGCTCACCGTCGACGCCGACGGCGGGATCTGGGTGGCCCTGTGGGGCGGGTCGGCCGTGCACCGCTACACGCCCGACGGCGTCCTCGACACCGTCGTGGCGCTGCCGGTCACCCAGGTCACGGCCTGCGCGTTCGGCGGCCCGGACCTGGACCGGCTCTACGTCACCACGTCCGCGCTGGGGCTCGACGCGCGAGCCCGCGCGGCCCAGCCGTCGGCCGGGGCGCTGTTCGTGGTCGAGCCGGGGTTCCGCGGCCGGCCGGTACTGGAGTTCGGCCGGTCCTGA
- a CDS encoding SDR family NAD(P)-dependent oxidoreductase, giving the protein MDDELRDKVVVVTGGSRGLGREMVVAFAERGARVVVASRKRDACVAVAEEVGRRFGVEALPVACNVSDWAACDDLVETVYDAFGRVDVLVNNAGLSPLYPSLEEVDESLFDKVVAVNLRGPFRLTALVGSRMARGAGGSIVNIGSIEAIRPSPAALPYAAAKAGLHVLSVGFAQALGPSVRVNTVQAGPFLTDIAANWPDGLREDVEGRVALRRCAEPGEIVGAVLYFATSASSYATGAVLRVDGGWR; this is encoded by the coding sequence ATGGACGACGAGCTCAGGGACAAGGTCGTGGTCGTGACCGGCGGGAGCCGGGGCCTGGGCCGGGAGATGGTGGTCGCGTTCGCCGAGCGGGGCGCGCGCGTGGTGGTCGCGAGCCGCAAGCGGGACGCCTGCGTCGCGGTCGCGGAGGAGGTCGGGCGGCGGTTCGGGGTCGAGGCGCTGCCGGTGGCGTGCAACGTCAGCGACTGGGCGGCGTGCGACGACCTCGTCGAGACCGTCTACGACGCCTTCGGCCGGGTGGACGTGCTGGTGAACAACGCCGGTCTCTCCCCGCTCTACCCCAGCCTGGAGGAGGTCGACGAGAGCCTGTTCGACAAGGTCGTCGCGGTGAACCTGCGCGGCCCGTTCCGGCTGACCGCGCTGGTCGGCTCGCGGATGGCCCGGGGTGCGGGCGGGTCGATCGTGAACATCGGGTCGATCGAGGCGATCCGGCCGTCCCCCGCCGCGCTGCCCTACGCGGCGGCGAAGGCGGGGCTGCACGTGCTGAGCGTGGGCTTCGCGCAGGCGCTCGGGCCCTCGGTGCGGGTGAACACCGTGCAGGCCGGCCCGTTCCTGACCGACATCGCCGCGAACTGGCCCGACGGGCTCCGGGAGGACGTCGAGGGCCGGGTCGCGCTCCGGCGGTGCGCCGAGCCCGGGGAGATCGTGGGGGCGGTGCTGTACTTCGCCACGTCGGCGTCGTCGTACGCGACGGGTGCGGTCCTGCGCGTCGACGGCGGCTGGCGGTGA
- a CDS encoding STAS domain-containing protein has product MTSWRPFQAAVESVAPGVRVVRTAGALDRAAAERLLRIADAQILLHLTKHVALRHLIVDLASVIRFDTDGLETLRAGWDERGDRGVRLHVAGCGGRVHLLPLGVGALMHDLSTFPSVEVAVAHLCPVEVPAGIGVPVPRPPSDPAVRTPPPPGGPAPLTPGGAPAASRPRRR; this is encoded by the coding sequence ATGACGTCATGGCGACCGTTCCAGGCGGCGGTGGAGTCCGTCGCACCCGGAGTCCGGGTGGTCCGGACCGCGGGTGCGCTCGACCGCGCGGCCGCCGAACGGCTGCTGCGGATCGCCGATGCGCAGATCCTGCTGCACCTGACGAAGCACGTGGCGCTGCGGCACCTGATCGTCGATCTCGCGAGCGTGATCCGCTTCGACACCGACGGGCTGGAGACGCTGCGCGCCGGGTGGGACGAGCGGGGCGACCGGGGGGTCCGGCTGCACGTCGCGGGCTGCGGGGGCCGGGTCCACCTGCTCCCGCTCGGGGTCGGCGCACTGATGCACGACCTGAGCACGTTCCCCTCGGTGGAGGTCGCAGTGGCGCACCTGTGCCCGGTCGAGGTCCCGGCGGGGATCGGGGTCCCGGTACCCCGCCCGCCGTCCGACCCGGCCGTCCGGACCCCGCCGCCGCCCGGCGGCCCGGCCCCGCTCACCCCCGGCGGCGCTCCCGCCGCGTCGCGGCCACGGCGTCGATGA